A genomic segment from Streptomyces sp. NBC_01233 encodes:
- a CDS encoding heavy metal translocating P-type ATPase codes for MSSTVHDGPITAVELSIGGMTCASCAARIEKKLNRMDGVEATVNYATEKAHVSYTGDVQVSDLIATVVKTGYTAEEPPPPAPAPAEDAARAPAPAEARAEAPDAALAALRQRLLVSAALALPVVLLAMVPALQFDNWQWLSLTLAAPVVVWGGLPFHKAAWTNARHGAATMDTLVSVGTLAAFTWSLWALFFGHAGMPGMRHGFALFTVQGGGIARADGSSAIYLEVAAGVVAFILLGRYLEARSKRKAGAALKALLELGAKDVTVLRAGREVRVPVDSLAVGDRFVVRPGETIATDGTVVEGSSAVDASMLTGESVPVEVSVGDSVTGATVNASGRLVVEATRVGADTQLARVARLVEEAQTGKAEVQRLADRISGVFVPVVLLLAIGTWVGWLLITDDPTAAFTAAVAVLIIACPCALGLATPTALMVGTGRGAQLGILIKGPEVLESTRRVDTVVLDKTGTVTTGRMTLTGVHPAEGVDEHELLRLAGSLEHASEHPIARAVATAAAERAGALPVPDGFENLAGLGVQGVVDGHAVLVGRAQLLADRSITLPAGLAAARAAAEAEGSTAVLVAWDGAARGVLTVADAVKETSAEAVARLRALGLTPVLLTGDNKAVAETVAREVGIDEVIAEVLPQDKVDVVRRLQAQGRTVAMVGDGVNDAAALAQADLGLAMGTGTDAAIEAGDLTLVRGDLRVAADAIRLSRRTLATIKGNLFWAFGYNVAALPLAAAGLLNPMIAGAAMAFSSVFVVTNSLRLRSFR; via the coding sequence ATGAGCAGCACAGTGCACGACGGACCGATAACGGCGGTCGAACTCTCGATCGGCGGGATGACCTGCGCCTCCTGCGCGGCCCGCATCGAGAAGAAGCTCAACCGGATGGACGGCGTCGAGGCCACGGTGAACTACGCCACCGAGAAGGCCCACGTCTCCTACACCGGTGACGTGCAGGTCTCGGACCTGATCGCGACCGTGGTCAAGACCGGCTACACCGCCGAGGAGCCCCCGCCGCCCGCCCCGGCCCCCGCGGAGGACGCGGCCCGGGCGCCGGCCCCGGCCGAGGCTCGGGCCGAGGCTCCCGACGCGGCGCTGGCCGCGCTGCGCCAGCGGCTGCTGGTCTCCGCCGCGCTCGCCCTGCCCGTCGTACTGCTCGCGATGGTTCCCGCCCTCCAGTTCGACAACTGGCAGTGGCTCTCCCTGACCCTCGCGGCCCCCGTCGTCGTCTGGGGCGGCCTCCCCTTCCACAAGGCCGCCTGGACCAACGCCCGGCACGGCGCCGCCACGATGGACACCCTGGTCTCCGTCGGCACGCTGGCCGCCTTCACCTGGTCGCTGTGGGCCCTGTTCTTCGGCCACGCGGGCATGCCCGGCATGCGGCACGGCTTCGCCCTCTTCACAGTCCAGGGGGGCGGCATCGCCCGGGCGGACGGGTCCTCCGCCATCTACCTGGAAGTCGCGGCGGGCGTCGTCGCCTTCATCCTGCTCGGCCGCTACCTGGAGGCCCGCTCCAAGCGGAAGGCGGGCGCGGCCCTCAAGGCCCTGCTGGAGCTCGGCGCCAAGGACGTCACCGTCCTGCGCGCGGGCCGGGAGGTTCGTGTCCCGGTGGACTCGCTCGCGGTCGGCGACCGGTTCGTCGTCCGCCCCGGCGAGACGATCGCCACCGACGGCACGGTCGTCGAGGGCAGTTCCGCCGTGGACGCCTCCATGCTGACCGGCGAGTCCGTCCCGGTGGAGGTGTCCGTCGGCGACTCCGTCACCGGAGCCACCGTCAACGCCTCCGGGCGGCTGGTCGTCGAGGCCACCCGGGTCGGCGCCGACACCCAGCTGGCCCGGGTGGCCCGACTGGTGGAGGAGGCCCAGACCGGCAAGGCCGAGGTGCAGCGCCTCGCCGACCGGATCTCCGGGGTCTTCGTGCCCGTCGTACTGCTGCTCGCGATCGGCACCTGGGTCGGCTGGCTGCTGATCACCGACGACCCCACCGCCGCCTTCACCGCCGCCGTGGCCGTCCTGATCATCGCCTGCCCGTGCGCCCTGGGCCTGGCCACCCCGACCGCGCTGATGGTCGGCACCGGGCGGGGCGCGCAGCTCGGCATCCTGATCAAGGGACCCGAGGTGCTGGAGTCCACCCGCCGCGTGGACACCGTGGTCCTGGACAAGACCGGCACCGTCACCACCGGCCGGATGACCCTCACCGGCGTCCACCCCGCCGAGGGCGTCGACGAGCACGAACTCCTGCGGCTGGCGGGGTCCCTGGAGCACGCCTCGGAGCACCCGATCGCCCGGGCCGTCGCCACCGCCGCGGCCGAGAGGGCCGGCGCCCTGCCGGTCCCTGACGGCTTCGAGAACCTCGCCGGCCTCGGCGTCCAGGGCGTCGTAGACGGACACGCCGTGCTGGTGGGCCGCGCACAGCTGCTCGCCGACCGTTCGATCACCCTGCCGGCCGGGCTCGCCGCGGCCAGGGCGGCCGCCGAGGCCGAGGGCAGCACCGCCGTGCTGGTGGCCTGGGACGGGGCGGCGCGCGGGGTGCTGACCGTGGCCGACGCGGTCAAGGAGACCAGCGCCGAGGCGGTCGCCCGGCTGCGGGCGCTGGGCCTCACCCCGGTGCTGCTGACCGGCGACAACAAGGCCGTCGCCGAGACGGTGGCCCGTGAGGTGGGCATCGACGAGGTGATCGCCGAGGTGCTCCCGCAGGACAAGGTGGACGTCGTACGCCGCCTGCAGGCGCAGGGGCGTACGGTCGCCATGGTCGGCGACGGGGTCAACGACGCGGCCGCGCTGGCCCAGGCGGACCTGGGGCTGGCCATGGGCACCGGCACCGACGCGGCCATCGAGGCCGGGGACCTGACCCTCGTACGGGGCGACCTGCGGGTGGCGGCGGACGCGATCCGGCTCTCGCGCCGGACCCTGGCCACCATCAAGGGCAACCTGTTCTGGGCCTTCGGCTACAACGTGGCGGCCCTTCCGCTGGCTGCCGCCGGGCTGCTCAACCCGATGATCGCGGGGGCCGCGATGGCCTTCTCCTCGGTCTTCGTGGTGACCAACAGCCTCCGGTTGCGTTCCTTCCGCTAA
- a CDS encoding Gfo/Idh/MocA family protein: MTSTLGIAVIGTGKMGADHVRRIGRTVGGARVVAVADPDGDRVKEVAGALDGASAHTDPAAAIAAPGVEAVLIASPGPAHEEAILHALERELPVLCEKPLTPDPAGALRVMEAELRLGRRLVQVGFMRRFDAEYERLKDLLDAGGIGRPLFLHCRHRNASSPSFFTSDMLISDSVVHEVDAARWLLGQEITAVTVLSPRPTAAAPEGLQDPRLVLLETSGGAVVDVEIFVNCGFGYQVQCEAVGEAGSARIGDGHAMVVQSAGRWGGEIVQDFTVRFADAYDRQLRRWVAAAARGRVAGPDAWDGYAAAAVSEAGLAAARSGVRTLVELAERPALYR; the protein is encoded by the coding sequence ATGACCAGCACGCTCGGTATCGCCGTCATCGGCACCGGGAAGATGGGCGCCGACCACGTGCGCCGGATCGGGCGGACCGTGGGCGGGGCCCGGGTGGTGGCCGTGGCCGACCCGGACGGGGACCGGGTCAAGGAGGTCGCGGGCGCCCTGGACGGCGCGAGTGCGCACACCGATCCGGCGGCCGCGATAGCCGCACCGGGGGTGGAGGCCGTACTGATCGCCTCCCCGGGGCCGGCCCATGAGGAAGCGATCCTGCACGCCCTGGAACGGGAGCTGCCGGTGCTCTGCGAGAAGCCGCTGACCCCGGACCCGGCAGGGGCGTTGCGCGTCATGGAAGCCGAACTGCGGCTGGGCCGGCGCCTGGTCCAGGTGGGCTTCATGCGGCGGTTCGACGCGGAGTACGAGCGGCTGAAGGACCTGTTGGACGCGGGCGGGATCGGACGCCCCCTCTTCCTGCACTGCCGGCACCGCAACGCCTCCTCGCCGTCCTTCTTCACCAGCGACATGCTGATCAGCGATTCGGTGGTGCACGAGGTGGACGCGGCGCGCTGGCTGCTGGGGCAGGAGATCACCGCCGTGACCGTGCTCTCCCCCCGGCCCACGGCGGCCGCCCCCGAGGGGCTGCAGGATCCCCGGCTGGTGCTGCTGGAGACCTCCGGCGGAGCCGTCGTCGACGTGGAGATCTTCGTCAACTGCGGCTTCGGCTACCAGGTGCAGTGCGAGGCGGTCGGCGAGGCGGGCAGCGCCCGGATCGGCGACGGCCACGCGATGGTGGTCCAGTCGGCGGGCCGGTGGGGCGGCGAGATCGTCCAGGACTTCACGGTGCGCTTCGCCGACGCCTACGACCGGCAGCTGCGGCGCTGGGTGGCCGCGGCCGCGCGCGGCCGGGTGGCGGGTCCGGACGCGTGGGACGGCTATGCGGCGGCCGCCGTCTCGGAGGCGGGCCTCGCGGCCGCGCGCAGCGGCGTACGCACCCTCGTGGAGCTGGCGGAGCGACCGGCCCTGTACCGCTGA
- a CDS encoding sugar phosphate isomerase/epimerase family protein produces the protein MTSSPPALTRIRIGSAPDSWGVWFPDDPRQTPWERFLDEVADAGYEWIELGPYGYLPTDPARLAEETAKRGLRVSAGTVFTGLHHGPAVWEDTWEHVSRIAALTQAMGAAHLVVIPSFWRDDKTGEVLEDRVLTPDQWRELTSQTERLGREVQDRYGLRIVVHPHADTHIDTPENVARFLDATDPGLVSLCLDTGHYAYCGGDSVRAIETFAERIGYLHLKQVDPRILAEVLAEELPFGPAVGRGVMCEPPSGVPALEPVLAAAQRLGVDLFAIVEQDMYPCPPDRPLPIARRTRSYLRSCGAR, from the coding sequence ATGACGTCCTCCCCGCCCGCGTTGACCCGTATCCGCATCGGTTCGGCTCCGGACTCCTGGGGTGTCTGGTTTCCCGACGACCCCCGGCAGACCCCTTGGGAACGTTTCCTCGACGAGGTCGCCGACGCGGGGTACGAGTGGATCGAGCTCGGCCCCTACGGCTATCTGCCCACCGATCCCGCCCGACTCGCCGAGGAAACGGCCAAGCGCGGGCTGCGGGTCTCGGCCGGAACCGTCTTCACCGGACTCCATCACGGGCCCGCCGTGTGGGAGGACACCTGGGAGCACGTGTCGCGGATCGCAGCGCTCACCCAGGCCATGGGCGCGGCCCATCTCGTCGTCATCCCCTCCTTCTGGCGGGACGACAAGACCGGGGAGGTGCTCGAGGACCGCGTCCTCACCCCGGACCAATGGCGTGAACTGACCTCCCAGACCGAGCGGCTGGGCCGGGAGGTCCAGGACCGGTACGGTCTGCGGATCGTCGTCCACCCGCACGCCGACACCCACATCGACACCCCCGAGAACGTGGCCCGCTTCCTGGACGCGACCGATCCCGGCCTCGTCTCGCTCTGTCTGGACACCGGGCACTACGCGTACTGCGGCGGCGACAGCGTCCGGGCGATCGAAACCTTCGCCGAGCGGATCGGCTACCTCCACCTCAAGCAGGTCGACCCACGGATCCTCGCCGAAGTCCTCGCGGAGGAACTGCCCTTCGGGCCGGCCGTGGGCCGCGGGGTGATGTGCGAACCGCCGTCGGGGGTGCCCGCGCTGGAACCCGTACTGGCGGCGGCCCAGCGGCTGGGCGTGGACCTGTTCGCGATCGTGGAGCAGGACATGTACCCCTGTCCGCCCGACCGGCCGCTGCCGATCGCCCGGCGCACCCGCTCCTACCTGCGCTCCTGCGGCGCCCGCTGA
- a CDS encoding MMPL family transporter, translating to MSEVKNPPSSGESGRWTRFVTARPRLSLLLALVVTALAVFAGGGAAERMGSGGWEDPGAQSTYAAKALEREFPASQPNLLLLVDARPGTAGVDDPAVAAEAERLTAQLAAEKGVVGVGSYWRTQLPALRSEDGRQALIAARILGDEKTATAVLDRIVPHYRGDHGPVRVSFGGPAAVQREVTATIQEDLLRAEMIALPVTLVLLILVFGSAVAALLPLGVGIVAILGTNAVLRGLTEFTDVSVFAQNLTTALGLGLAIDYALFIVRRFREELAAGRDPVAAVGATLRTAGRTVLFSALTVAVSLSAMLFFPMYFLRSFAYAGVAVVLLAAGAALILLPAALVLLGERVNSLDLRRLWRRARPAEATAEPGRGWARVALLVMRRAPVFAVATTAGLLFLGLPFLGVKFGTVDDRQLPKTAESHVVQQQIRDAFPGSPGGTLTVLAEDAAGPAELAAYRERLALLPGVVRVDGPVSSADPSRYAYFSLSTEGEAVGQQAQDLVGEVRTVEADFRTSVTGEAAVLVDAQKAIGEKLPVSLAVVVLATLLLVFLLTGSLLIPLQAVLLNALSLTAMFGAVVWVFQEGNLSGLLSFTSTGDIETTLPVLMFCIAFGLSMDYGVFLISRIKEEYDRTGDHEGAVRTGLARTGGLITAAAVILAVVMVAIGTSRVTNTKMLGLGIALAVLMDAMVVRSLLVPAVMKLTGKATWWAPGPLRRLHERFGLSEGESVAPVAERKPEPRPEPEPEKVAAGTA from the coding sequence ATGTCCGAAGTCAAGAATCCGCCGTCGTCCGGGGAGAGCGGCAGGTGGACCCGGTTCGTCACGGCCCGGCCGCGGCTCTCGCTGCTGCTCGCCCTGGTGGTCACGGCCCTGGCCGTGTTCGCGGGCGGCGGCGCCGCCGAACGGATGGGCAGCGGCGGCTGGGAGGACCCGGGCGCCCAGTCCACGTACGCCGCCAAGGCCCTGGAGCGCGAGTTCCCGGCCTCCCAGCCCAATCTGCTGCTGCTCGTCGATGCCCGCCCGGGAACCGCCGGCGTGGACGATCCCGCCGTCGCGGCCGAGGCGGAGCGGCTGACCGCGCAGCTCGCCGCCGAGAAGGGAGTCGTCGGCGTCGGCTCGTACTGGCGCACGCAGCTGCCCGCCCTGCGCTCCGAGGACGGCCGGCAGGCCCTCATAGCCGCCCGGATCCTGGGCGACGAGAAGACCGCCACCGCGGTGCTGGACCGGATCGTCCCGCACTACCGGGGTGATCACGGCCCGGTGCGGGTCTCCTTCGGCGGGCCGGCCGCGGTCCAGCGCGAGGTGACCGCCACCATCCAGGAAGACCTGCTGCGCGCCGAGATGATCGCCCTGCCGGTCACCCTCGTCCTGCTCATCCTCGTCTTCGGCAGCGCCGTCGCCGCACTGCTGCCCCTCGGCGTCGGCATCGTGGCCATCCTCGGCACCAACGCGGTGCTGCGCGGCCTCACCGAGTTCACCGACGTCTCCGTCTTCGCCCAGAACCTGACCACCGCGCTCGGACTCGGGCTCGCCATCGACTACGCCCTGTTCATCGTCCGCCGGTTCCGCGAGGAACTCGCCGCCGGACGGGACCCGGTGGCCGCCGTCGGGGCCACCCTGCGCACCGCCGGGCGCACGGTGCTGTTCTCGGCGCTCACCGTCGCCGTCTCGCTCTCGGCGATGCTGTTCTTCCCGATGTACTTCCTGCGTTCCTTCGCCTACGCCGGGGTGGCGGTGGTCCTGCTCGCCGCGGGGGCCGCGCTGATCCTGCTTCCGGCGGCCCTGGTGCTGCTCGGCGAGCGGGTCAACTCCCTTGACCTGCGGCGGCTGTGGCGGCGCGCGCGGCCGGCCGAGGCCACGGCCGAACCGGGGCGGGGCTGGGCACGAGTGGCTCTTCTGGTGATGCGCCGGGCTCCCGTCTTCGCGGTGGCCACCACGGCGGGACTGCTGTTCCTCGGACTGCCCTTCCTCGGCGTGAAGTTCGGCACGGTGGACGACCGGCAGCTGCCGAAGACCGCGGAGTCGCATGTGGTCCAGCAGCAGATACGGGACGCCTTCCCGGGCAGCCCCGGCGGAACGCTCACCGTCCTCGCCGAGGACGCGGCCGGGCCCGCCGAGCTCGCCGCCTACCGGGAACGCCTGGCCCTTCTGCCCGGGGTGGTCCGGGTCGACGGGCCGGTGAGCTCCGCGGACCCGTCGCGGTACGCCTACTTCTCGCTCAGCACCGAGGGCGAGGCGGTGGGGCAGCAGGCCCAGGACCTGGTCGGCGAGGTGCGCACGGTGGAGGCGGACTTCCGGACCTCCGTGACCGGAGAGGCGGCGGTGCTCGTCGACGCGCAGAAGGCGATCGGCGAGAAGCTGCCCGTGTCGCTGGCCGTGGTGGTGCTCGCCACGCTGCTGCTGGTGTTCCTGCTCACCGGGAGCCTGCTCATACCGCTCCAGGCGGTCCTGCTCAACGCCCTGAGCCTGACGGCGATGTTCGGAGCGGTGGTGTGGGTCTTCCAGGAGGGCAACCTCTCCGGACTGCTCTCCTTCACCTCCACCGGCGACATCGAGACCACTCTGCCGGTCCTGATGTTCTGCATAGCCTTCGGACTCTCCATGGACTACGGGGTGTTCCTCATATCCCGGATCAAGGAGGAGTACGACCGGACCGGGGACCACGAGGGGGCCGTGCGCACCGGACTGGCCCGTACCGGCGGGCTGATCACCGCGGCGGCCGTGATCCTGGCCGTGGTGATGGTGGCGATCGGCACCTCGCGGGTGACCAACACCAAGATGCTGGGGCTCGGGATCGCGCTGGCGGTGCTGATGGACGCCATGGTCGTGCGCAGCCTCCTCGTCCCGGCGGTCATGAAGCTGACCGGGAAGGCCACCTGGTGGGCACCGGGCCCGCTGCGCAGGCTGCACGAGAGGTTCGGGCTGAGCGAGGGGGAGTCCGTGGCGCCGGTGGCGGAGCGGAAGCCGGAGCCGAGGCCGGAGCCGGAGCCGGAGAAGGTGGCCGCCGGGACGGCCTAG
- the iolC gene encoding 5-dehydro-2-deoxygluconokinase, translated as MTGTGDPFAFDLITMGRIGVDLYPLTTGVPLAEAETFGKFLGGSPANVAVAAARLGRRVAVITRTGADPFGGYLRSELRGFGVDDRWATEVAGLPTPITFCEIFPPDRFPLYFYRLPKAPDLEIAPDEVDLEAVRAARVFWMTGTGLSEEPSRAATLAALEARARTGTTVFDLDWRPMLWREKPGPYYERALAWATVAVGNAEECEIATGESDPYAAARALLAAGVELAVVKRGPEGVLAVHRDGTVAEIPPVVVDVVNGLGAGDAFGGALCHGLLAGWELERVIRFANAAGAIVASRLVCSSAMPYPHEVEEVLGRAGGV; from the coding sequence GTGACCGGCACCGGCGATCCGTTCGCGTTCGACCTGATCACGATGGGCCGGATCGGGGTGGATCTCTACCCGTTGACGACCGGCGTACCACTGGCCGAGGCGGAGACCTTCGGGAAGTTCCTGGGCGGCTCCCCGGCCAACGTGGCCGTCGCGGCCGCCCGGCTGGGACGGCGGGTGGCGGTGATCACCCGTACCGGCGCGGACCCCTTCGGCGGGTACCTGCGCTCCGAGCTGCGGGGGTTCGGGGTGGACGACCGGTGGGCGACCGAGGTCGCGGGCCTGCCCACGCCGATCACCTTCTGCGAGATCTTCCCGCCGGACCGGTTCCCGCTGTACTTCTACCGGCTGCCGAAGGCCCCGGACCTGGAGATCGCCCCGGATGAGGTGGACCTGGAGGCGGTACGGGCGGCCCGCGTGTTCTGGATGACGGGCACGGGCCTGAGCGAGGAGCCCTCGCGGGCGGCGACGCTGGCGGCGCTGGAGGCCAGGGCCCGGACGGGGACGACGGTGTTCGACCTGGACTGGCGGCCGATGCTGTGGCGCGAGAAACCCGGGCCGTACTACGAGCGGGCGCTGGCGTGGGCGACGGTGGCCGTCGGGAACGCCGAGGAGTGCGAGATCGCCACGGGCGAGTCCGATCCGTACGCGGCGGCGCGGGCGCTGCTCGCCGCCGGGGTGGAACTGGCGGTGGTCAAACGGGGCCCGGAAGGCGTGCTGGCGGTCCACCGCGACGGGACGGTGGCGGAGATCCCTCCGGTGGTCGTCGACGTGGTCAACGGGCTGGGTGCCGGGGACGCGTTCGGCGGGGCGCTGTGCCATGGGCTGTTGGCGGGGTGGGAGCTGGAGCGGGTCATCCGTTTCGCGAACGCGGCGGGGGCGATCGTCGCCTCGCGGCTGGTGTGCTCGTCGGCCATGCCGTACCCGCACGAGGTGGAGGAGGTGCTGGGGCGTGCCGGTGGTGTCTGA
- a CDS encoding helix-turn-helix transcriptional regulator, with protein sequence MSDRQLWSYKEIAAHIRVQPDTVRSYRKHGLLPPPDHVEGAKPYWYAETVRAWVARRPGNRGRRED encoded by the coding sequence ATGAGCGACCGACAGCTGTGGTCGTACAAGGAAATCGCTGCCCACATCCGGGTCCAGCCGGACACCGTGCGCTCCTACCGCAAGCACGGCCTGCTCCCCCCGCCCGACCACGTGGAGGGGGCCAAGCCGTACTGGTACGCCGAGACCGTCCGGGCCTGGGTGGCCCGCCGGCCCGGCAACCGGGGGCGCCGCGAGGACTGA
- a CDS encoding IS701 family transposase, with translation MESWSEGVAGLHARFGHRFGRSEPRDRALDYMTGLLAPLEKKNGWTLAEQVGQLRPDGVQRLLNHSEWDENAVRDDVRDFVVETIGAKDGVLIGDDTGFLKKGTRSAGVQRQYSGTAGRTENCQIGTFLAYASAKGRALIDRELYVPKSWTDDRDRCRAAGIDDTVPFATKIEHLKWMLQRAIDAAVPFAWVTADEAYGQVKHFRAWLEERQAAYVLATKVNDTVITADGRDARVDELIAALPKQAWKRISAGAGAHGQRIYHWARVAIRPAWEGGFGHWVLARRNLSDPTDIAYYVCYGPVTSRLKDLVRTAGARWAVEECFQTAKGECGLDHYQVRLYRAWYRHITLAMAVLAYLTAIRAAEAAKGAAEMTSKTSYPSASRRSAG, from the coding sequence ATCGAGTCGTGGTCCGAGGGTGTAGCGGGGTTGCATGCCCGGTTCGGGCATCGTTTTGGCAGGTCGGAGCCACGTGATCGGGCTCTGGACTACATGACGGGCCTGCTTGCGCCGCTAGAGAAGAAGAACGGGTGGACGCTGGCCGAGCAGGTCGGCCAGCTCCGCCCGGACGGTGTGCAACGCCTGCTCAACCACTCCGAATGGGACGAGAACGCGGTCCGCGACGATGTCCGGGACTTCGTCGTGGAGACCATCGGCGCCAAGGATGGCGTGCTCATCGGGGACGACACCGGGTTCCTGAAGAAGGGCACCAGGTCAGCAGGGGTCCAGCGGCAGTATTCCGGCACCGCTGGCCGCACCGAGAACTGCCAGATCGGCACCTTCCTCGCCTACGCATCCGCCAAAGGGCGGGCGCTGATCGACCGGGAACTCTACGTCCCGAAGTCCTGGACGGACGACCGCGACCGCTGCCGGGCAGCCGGGATCGACGACACCGTGCCGTTCGCCACGAAGATCGAGCACCTCAAGTGGATGCTGCAACGCGCCATCGACGCGGCTGTTCCCTTCGCCTGGGTGACCGCGGACGAGGCATACGGGCAGGTCAAGCACTTCCGCGCCTGGCTGGAAGAACGCCAGGCCGCGTATGTGCTGGCCACCAAGGTCAACGACACCGTGATCACCGCCGACGGCCGGGACGCCCGCGTCGACGAGCTGATCGCGGCCCTGCCGAAGCAGGCATGGAAGCGGATCTCCGCCGGAGCAGGCGCCCACGGCCAGCGGATCTACCACTGGGCCCGCGTCGCGATCCGGCCCGCCTGGGAGGGCGGATTCGGGCACTGGGTGCTCGCCCGCCGCAACCTGTCCGACCCCACCGACATCGCCTACTACGTCTGCTATGGCCCCGTCACTTCCCGGCTGAAAGACCTGGTCAGGACCGCCGGAGCCAGGTGGGCGGTGGAGGAATGCTTCCAGACCGCGAAGGGTGAATGCGGGCTCGATCACTACCAGGTGCGGCTCTACCGGGCCTGGTACCGGCACATCACCCTGGCCATGGCCGTCCTGGCCTACCTCACGGCCATCCGTGCCGCAGAAGCCGCAAAAGGGGCAGCGGAGATGACGAGCAAGACCTCATACCCCTCAGCGTCCCGGAGATCCGCCGGATGA
- a CDS encoding TetR/AcrR family transcriptional regulator, with product MPGTPKGKTTENGETAAPRRRQARGERRVSQLLAAAAGVFCRTGYAAASTNAIAREAGVSPGTLYQFFPNKEAIAVELGGQLLQQAHEMHGQAFLPENLQRPLPELLDAVLDPVIAFNCENPAFWALMHGSGIPGAIDQEHWKLHTGLLARIEGVLHTFCPESGPAELTHTSNMILGIFKSSLDLILAHEGAEREAYIAELKTVLLRYLEPMITTPHSG from the coding sequence ATGCCGGGGACACCGAAGGGCAAAACAACTGAAAACGGTGAAACCGCTGCACCGCGCCGCCGCCAGGCACGGGGCGAGCGCAGGGTCTCCCAGCTCCTGGCCGCCGCCGCCGGGGTGTTCTGCCGTACCGGCTACGCCGCGGCCAGCACCAACGCCATCGCCCGCGAGGCCGGCGTGTCGCCGGGCACGCTCTACCAGTTCTTCCCGAACAAGGAGGCCATCGCGGTCGAGCTCGGCGGACAGCTGCTCCAGCAGGCCCACGAGATGCACGGGCAGGCCTTCCTGCCCGAGAACCTCCAGCGGCCCCTACCCGAGCTGCTGGACGCCGTCCTGGACCCGGTCATCGCCTTCAACTGCGAGAACCCGGCCTTCTGGGCCCTCATGCACGGCTCCGGCATCCCGGGCGCCATCGACCAGGAACACTGGAAGCTGCACACCGGCCTGCTCGCCCGGATCGAGGGCGTGCTGCACACCTTCTGCCCGGAGTCCGGGCCCGCCGAGCTCACCCACACCTCGAACATGATCCTGGGCATCTTCAAGTCCTCGCTGGACCTGATCCTGGCCCACGAGGGCGCCGAGCGGGAGGCGTACATCGCGGAGCTGAAGACCGTCCTGCTCCGCTACCTGGAGCCGATGATCACCACGCCCCACTCCGGCTGA
- the iolB gene encoding 5-deoxy-glucuronate isomerase gives MSWTRLVVLDLAPGEVYAHECGESEWIVLPLAGACEVRSWGSAPDPAPQSPARLHDRGSAPHPGPQASDERQDRGSAPAAEPQVFELQGRRGVFDGVSDFVYLPRDSRADITSAEGGRFALAGARCDNRLPARYSRAADVPVELRGAGQCSRQVNNFAAAGAFPADRLIAVEVLTPGGNWSSYPPHKHDEHHPGEESRLEEIYYFEIAPHGDTPGLGYQRVSPSPAGKTDILTEVRTGDAVLIPDGWHGPSIAAPGHDMYYLNVMAGPGETREWLIRDHPDHGWIRGSWDGQDIDPRLPFPSEEAPR, from the coding sequence ATGTCCTGGACGAGGCTGGTCGTCCTCGACCTGGCGCCGGGGGAGGTGTACGCGCATGAGTGCGGGGAATCGGAGTGGATCGTGCTCCCGCTCGCGGGCGCGTGCGAGGTCCGCTCCTGGGGCTCCGCCCCGGACCCCGCGCCTCAATCGCCGGCGAGGCTTCACGACCGGGGCTCCGCCCCGCACCCCGGGCCCCAAGCGTCGGATGAGCGACAAGATCGGGGCTCCGCCCCCGCAGCGGAGCCGCAGGTCTTCGAACTACAGGGGCGGCGCGGGGTGTTCGACGGGGTCAGTGACTTCGTTTACCTACCGCGCGACAGCCGCGCCGACATCACCTCGGCAGAGGGAGGGCGGTTCGCGCTCGCGGGGGCCCGGTGCGACAACCGGCTCCCCGCACGGTACAGCCGGGCCGCAGACGTACCCGTCGAGCTGCGCGGCGCGGGTCAGTGCTCGCGGCAGGTCAACAACTTCGCCGCCGCCGGGGCATTCCCCGCCGACCGGCTGATCGCCGTCGAGGTGCTGACCCCCGGCGGGAACTGGTCCTCGTACCCGCCCCACAAGCACGACGAGCACCACCCCGGCGAGGAGTCCCGCCTGGAGGAGATCTACTACTTCGAGATCGCCCCGCACGGGGACACCCCCGGGCTCGGCTACCAGCGGGTCTCGCCCTCCCCCGCCGGGAAGACCGACATCCTCACCGAGGTGAGGACCGGGGACGCCGTACTGATCCCCGACGGCTGGCACGGGCCGTCCATCGCCGCCCCCGGGCACGACATGTACTACCTGAACGTGATGGCCGGGCCGGGCGAGACCCGGGAGTGGCTGATCCGGGACCACCCCGACCACGGCTGGATCCGCGGCAGCTGGGACGGCCAGGACATCGACCCCCGGCTCCCCTTCCCCTCCGAGGAGGCACCCCGGTGA
- a CDS encoding heavy-metal-associated domain-containing protein codes for MTAETDTQTTTVYRVTGMTCGHCEGAVTNEISALAGVSTVKAVAATGEVTVVSTAPLADEDVRAAVDEAGYEFAGRV; via the coding sequence ATGACCGCCGAGACGGACACCCAGACCACCACCGTCTACCGGGTGACCGGCATGACCTGCGGCCACTGCGAGGGCGCGGTGACCAACGAGATCTCCGCCCTGGCGGGCGTCAGCACGGTCAAGGCCGTCGCCGCGACCGGCGAGGTCACCGTGGTCTCCACCGCCCCGCTCGCGGACGAGGACGTCCGCGCCGCCGTGGACGAGGCGGGCTACGAGTTCGCCGGCCGGGTCTGA